Proteins encoded by one window of Streptacidiphilus sp. PB12-B1b:
- the metK gene encoding methionine adenosyltransferase has product MSLRLFTSESVTEGHPDKIADRISDSILDALLRQDPASRVAVETLITTGQVHIAGEVTTSAYADIAALVREAVLDIGYDSSAKGFDGASCGVSVSIGAQSPDIAQGVNDAYEARHAAQELGSTDELDQQGAGDQGLMFGYACDDTPELMPLPIALAHRLARRLSEVRKNGTIPYLRPDGKTQVTIEYDGDRAVRLDTLVVSSQHAPGIDLDSLLTPDIRESVVEPELRALAEQGIELVTEGYRLLVNPTGRFEVGGPMGDAGLTGRKIIVDTYGGMARHGGGAFSGKDPSKVDRSAAYAMRWVAKNVVAAGLARRCEVQVAYAIGKAAPVGLFVETFGTETVPVEAIQAAVPQVFDLRPAAIIRDLDLLRPIYAQTSAYGHFGRELPDLAWERTDRVEKLRAAVRG; this is encoded by the coding sequence GTGTCGCTTCGCCTGTTCACCTCTGAGTCCGTCACCGAGGGCCACCCCGACAAGATCGCCGACCGGATCAGCGACTCCATCCTGGACGCGCTGCTCCGGCAGGACCCGGCCTCCCGGGTCGCGGTCGAGACTCTGATCACCACCGGCCAGGTGCACATCGCCGGGGAGGTCACCACCAGCGCCTACGCCGACATCGCCGCCCTGGTCCGGGAGGCGGTCCTGGACATCGGCTACGACTCCTCCGCCAAGGGCTTCGACGGGGCCTCCTGCGGGGTGTCGGTCTCCATCGGCGCGCAGTCCCCCGACATCGCCCAGGGCGTGAACGACGCCTACGAGGCCCGCCACGCCGCCCAGGAGCTGGGCAGCACCGACGAGTTGGACCAGCAGGGCGCCGGCGACCAGGGCCTGATGTTCGGCTACGCCTGCGACGACACGCCCGAGCTCATGCCGCTGCCGATAGCCCTGGCGCACCGCCTGGCCAGGCGCCTGTCCGAGGTGCGCAAGAACGGCACCATCCCGTACCTGCGCCCGGACGGCAAGACCCAGGTCACCATCGAGTACGACGGCGACCGGGCGGTGCGGCTGGACACCCTGGTGGTGTCCTCGCAGCACGCCCCCGGCATCGACCTGGACTCGCTGCTGACCCCGGACATCCGCGAGTCCGTGGTCGAGCCGGAGCTGCGGGCCCTGGCCGAGCAGGGCATCGAGCTGGTCACCGAGGGCTACCGGCTGCTGGTCAACCCGACCGGCCGGTTCGAGGTCGGCGGTCCGATGGGCGACGCCGGGCTGACCGGCCGCAAGATCATCGTGGACACCTACGGCGGCATGGCCCGGCACGGCGGCGGCGCCTTCTCCGGCAAGGACCCGTCCAAGGTCGACCGCTCCGCCGCGTACGCCATGCGCTGGGTCGCCAAGAACGTCGTCGCCGCGGGCCTGGCCCGCCGCTGCGAGGTCCAGGTCGCGTACGCCATCGGCAAGGCCGCCCCGGTCGGCCTGTTCGTGGAGACCTTCGGCACCGAGACCGTGCCGGTCGAGGCGATCCAGGCCGCCGTGCCCCAGGTGTTCGACCTGCGCCCGGCCGCGATCATCCGCGATCTGGACCTGCTGCGCCCGATCTACGCCCAGACCTCCGCCTACGGCCACTTCGGCCGGGAGCTGCCGGACCTCGCCTGGGAGCGCACCGACCGGGTGGAGAAGCTGCGCGCCGCCGTCCGGGGCTGA